A single region of the Nicotiana sylvestris chromosome 6, ASM39365v2, whole genome shotgun sequence genome encodes:
- the LOC138871735 gene encoding uncharacterized protein: MAIDKDVEELLIMGDSDLIIRQAQGEWETREVKLIPYRQHVEDLGKRFKLIEFRYIPRCHNELADALATLASMLPYPGNAHIDPLEIQIRERHGYCNTVEEEPNVQPCLICSKTNTKKRWQDRLYRVQPKATMQKQVQPKEKLHKR, from the exons atggcaatcgacaaaGATGTCGAAgagttgttaatcatgggagactcagatctgattatccgacaagctcaaggagaatgggaaactcgagaagtcaagcttattccttatagacaacatgtggaagatcttggcaagcgattcaagttaatagagttcaggtacatccccCGTTGCCATAACGAACTGGCCGATGCGCTTGCTACTTTGGCCTCTatgctgccatacccaggcaatgcccatattgatcccttggaaatccaaatcagggaaaggcatGGCTACTGTAATACCGTTGAGGAAGAGCcaaatgttcagccatg tCTAATCTGTTccaaaactaatacaaagaaaaggtggcaggaccggctTTACAGG gtgcaacccAAGGCAACCATGCAAAAGCAGGTGCAGCCAAAGGAAAAGCTGCACAAACGCTAG